The genomic region ATGCTCACCCGTCCGATGCGCTCTGAAGACGAGGGAGTGTTGGCCGCCCGATGGTCGCCGTCTGGTCTTCGGTCACCATGTGACCCGCCAGATAGCCCTTCAGTATCCCTGACGGAGTGACCCTTCATACGAGACGTACGGACGCCACGAGATTTACTCCTTCGTACGATTCTCATCCGAACGGAACGTTAGGCTGGGGTTTCGCGGTGAAAACGAGACTTTTTGGTAAGCCTAAAGTACCCGCATCGGAGAGGGAGAACCAATGAGCAAGGAGTCGACGGAGACCGAGGAACAGCTCACGTTCGACGACCTCGCGGTCGTCATGGGTACCTACAACGAGGCGGAGGCCATCGAACACGTCCTCACGGACATCGAGGAGGTCACCGACGGGCGAGCCGAGATCGTCTGCGTGGACGGGTCGGACGACGAGACGCCCGAGGTCGCCCGCGAACACGGGGCGACCGTCATCGAACAGGAACCACAGGGCTACGGTGTGGCGGTCCGCGAGGCCATCCTCACGCCCGACCGAGAGGTCATCGTCACGACCGACTGCGACGACACCTACCCGATGGAGGCGCTCCCTCGCTTCCTCGAACTCGTCAACGAGGGGTACGACGTGGTCTCCGGCGACCGACTCCACTACGGCGCTGAGGCGATGCCCGCGTTCAACCGCTTCGGGAACCACATGTTCGCCCTGCTGGCCTCCAGCCTGATGGGCGAGCGCGTCCACGACACGACGACCGGGATGCGGGCGTACCGCCGCGACGTCGTCCAGGACATCACGTGGACCGAGAACACCGGCCTGTCTGCGGAACTCCTCATCCGCCCCGCGATGCGTGGCTACCGCGTCATCGAGACGCCCATCCGGTACGCGGAACGAAAGGGCGAGACGAAACTCGACCCGCTCGAGGGTGGGGCGGCCATCGGGAAGTCCATCGTCAAGGTCTGCCTCGAAGAACGGGTCAAGCGGCTCTTCTAGCGACGACGGGCGTACCCGTCAGTTCCCTTCGATGACGGTGCCACCGGCACCGACCGCGATTTTCGGTTCGCCGCAGGCGAATGCCGTGAGGTTCGACCCTGTCGGGGTCTCCGCGACCGTCCCGTCCGCGTCGGCCCCCGGCGTCAGGACTAGCGAGACGGGGCGGTCAGCGTCCCGTTGACCCACACCCCATCGAGGTGCTGGTCGGGGTGGTCCGGCAGGTAGGTCCCCCGCGTGCCGCAGTCGATGGTCAGCGAGCAGACCGAGGTCTCGGCAGGCCAGACCACCTGCACGCGACCGTCCCGGACCCGGGTGTCGAACTCCTGGCGGTAGGTCAGCGTCGACCCGCCGTCGTAGTTCAGGATGACCGCGACGGCGAGCTCCTGGCTGCCGTTCACCGCGAGTGCCCCGCTCTCGCCGAGCGGGCGGGCGTCGTCGTCGGTGACCCGGAGCCCGTCTGGGCCGACCGACCAGTTCACCGAGACCTGCTCGCCGACCGCCTGGTCGATGTAGAGCTCCCGGACGTCGCTGCCGTTCTCGATTCTGATGATGGCGCTCTGGGCCCCCGAGGGGACGCCGACGCGGGTGGTGCCATCCAGGCGTTCGCCCTCGCGGACGGTGAGAGGAACCAGCTTGCCGATGACGTTCTCGTCCGGTGCCGGGGTCCACTCGCCGTGGTAGGTCCAGCGGTACAGCTCCCGGTCGGGATACGCGTCGAGGACCTCGAACGTGCTCGGGGCGTCCTGGTGCTGGGCGTACACCACGTCACCGTCGAAACCGGGGTCGTTCCGGAGCGACTGGAACGGGTGGTTCGACCAGTGGCCGTACGGGGTCGGCACCATGACGAGTGCGTTCTCGAAGTCGGTCGACTCGAGCGGTTCGTAGGCCGACTCGTACTTGGCGGTGTAGTCCGCGCTGTCCTCGACCGGGCCCGACAGCGCCGCCTGTTCTGCCACGCCGATGGCCGGGACCGTGAGCGCGAGCGCGGCGACCAGCACGACCCGGGCAGTTCGGGCGGAGTACCGGCGCGCGACGACCTCACGGAGGCGGTCGCCCACACCGACGACGCCGACGGCCCCGAACACGGAGAGCGGGACGAGCATGTCGAAGTGGTAGATGGGGCCGTGAATCGCCAGCAGGCCGTCGTTCGGGTCCTCCAGCCCGCCCTGGACGTTGTAGGTCCCCCAGAAGTACAGGTTCCCGACGATCACACTGACGAAGATGCCGAGGAGCAGGAGTCGCAGGGTGTCGTCCGAGAGGTGCGGCCGGTCGATGCTGGGCGTGCTCTCACGCGCCCGCAGGTGACCGGCCCAGGCGAGCAGTCCCACGGCGAAGACGACGGTGCCGACCCACCCGGCGGCGGTCCACGACTGTGCGAACAGCACCAGCAGGGTGGTCGTGGCCCGGACCGAGAGCGCGGGCGTCCAGACGAGGTCGTGGTCGACGATGCGACGCTTCCCGAACCCGAGGCCGTCCAGCGGCGCGAACGCCTCGAACGGGAACAGCAGGGGGTCACCGGTCAACAGCCAGTTGTACCCCAGGGCGGCGATTACACCCGTGATTCCGAGCACCGCGATGACGAGGTTCCGGGTGAGCTGTGGGCGCAGTCGCGCGGCATCGTGGCGGTAGCCCGTCCAGAGCGTCCAGCAGGCGTGTCCGATGAACGGGAGTGCGAACAGGACCGCGGTGTAGGGTCGCCCGAAGAACGAGAGCGCGATGGCGACGCCGGCGAGGGCGGCCCAGCGACGGCTCGCAGTGGCTTCGTCTGCCCGGACCGCCCGGACGTAGCCGAGCGCGAACAGCAGGTTCAGGAACGTCGTCGGGGCGTACGGGAGGAAGAGACTGGACGCGAGCAGGAACATCGGCGAGAGCACGAGCAGGATGCCCGCGAGGACGCCGACCCGGCGGTCGAACGCCTCGGTCCCGAGGGCGACCACCAGCGCGACGTTCCCGGCCGCGACGGCGGCGAGGGCGAGTCTCGGCACGCCGACGGCCAGCCCGAGCGCGAACATCCCGGCCGGGACAGGTGCGTACTTCGGGTACATCGCGCCCTCGTCGACGACGAAGAACCACGGGCGGAACTCGTCGGCGAGTCCCGCCGGTGGGTAGTGCTGGAACTGGCCGTCGAGCAGGAGCGCGGCCTGCTGGAGGTAGACCCCCTCGTCGTGGTTCAGGGAGTGGTACGGAAAGAGCTCGCTCGCGACGAGGAAGACGACGGCCCCGGCCAGGAGGGAGAGCAGGAGGGTCGGGACGTACCGGGTCGCGAGAACGGTCCGGAGCCTGTCGACCCGTGCCATCGATTCAGTCGTCCGCTTCGGCGTAGTTCCCGGACTCGTCCACCTTCGGGAACCACGCGAGTTCGTGGTCGGCGGTCAGGTCGACCCGGACCCGCTGGTCGAGGTCGACCTGGTCGGTGTGATTGTGCATGCACTCGAGCACGTCGCCATTGTCGAGTTCGACCCGGTAGAGGATGGTCGGGCCGAGGTAGCGCCGGTAGATGACGCGCCCGTTCGATTCGGCCCCGTCACAGGGGGCCGCACTGATGTCGTCCGGCCGGACGAGCACGTCGAGCGTCGTCCCATCGTACTCCTGGGCGAGACCGTGCATGATCTCGCGGTCGACGGTGCCGATGCCGGTCTCGACGGCCTCGCCGCGGAGGAAGCCCGAGAGGAAGGAGGCGTGACCCAGGAAGCCCGCGACGAAGCGGGACTCGGGGTGCTGGAACACCTGTTCGGGGCGACCGACCTGTTCGAGGTCGCCGTCGTTCATCACGGCCACGCGGTCGGAGATGCTCATCGCCTCCTCCTGGTCGTGGGTGACCGAGATGGCGGTGACGCCGGCCTCCTTGAGGATGCGGCGCACCTCCTCGCGCATCTCGACGCGGAGGTCCACGTCGAGGTTCGAGAACGGTTCGTCGAGCAGCAGGATGCGCGGTTCCGGGGCGAGCGAGCGCGCCAGCGCGATGCGCTGTTGCTGGCCGCCCGAGAGCTCGTCGGGGTAGGCGTCGGCATGGGAGTGCAGGCCGACGAGGTCGAGCATCTCGTCGACCCGTTCCTGCTTCTGTGCCTCGTCCATGTCCTTCAGCCCGAAGCCGACGTTCTCACGAGCGGTCATGTGCGGGAACAGCGCGAACTCCTGGAAGACGACGCCGACGCCGCGCTTCTCGGGACTGACGAACGAGCCGTTGCCCGAGACGGCCGACCCGTTCAGGTTCACGGTGCCGCCGTCGGGGCGTTCGAGGCCCGCGACGAGCCGGAGCGTCGTGGTCTTGCCACAGCCCGACGGCCCGAGCATGGTGAGAATCTCGCCCTCGCGGACCGACAGCGAGAGGTCGGTGATGACGTCCTCGGAGCCGTAGGATTTGGAGACGCCGTCCAGTTCCAGGACGGTCTCCGAATCCTCTACCGAGGGGCGGTCGTACACGGTCTCGACGTCTGCAGTGATGGTCGCGTTACTTGACATCGTATCCCTCCTGGGAGAGTATCACGAAGATGGAGACGGCGGACACGCCGAGCAGGATGAGCGCGGGCACCGCGGCGTCGTAGAACGCCTGGTTGCGGTGGGCCTGCCAGATGTGCGTGACCACGGTCTCGTAGCCGGTCGGCCGGAGCATCAGCGTCGCAGGGAGTTCCTTCATCGTCGTCAGGAACACCAGCGCCGCGCCCCCGAGCAGCCCCGGGGCCGCGAGCGGGAGCGTGATGGACCGGAACGCGCCGACCGAGGACCGACCCAGCGTGCGGGCGGCCTCGGGCAGCGACGGGTTGACCTGCAGGAACGACGCCCGGGTCGACCCCACCGACTGGGGCAGGAACCGGACGACGTAGGCGAACACGAGGATGGGGAGCGTGTGGTACAGGTCGGTGAACGAGCGGGTGGTGATGAACACGAGCGCGAAGCCGATGACCACGCCGGGTGCCGCGTAGCCGACGTAGCTCAGGCGCTCCATTATCGCGCCCGCTCTGGTGTCGTGGCGCGCCGAGAGGTAGGCGATGGGTAGCCCGGCGAGCGTCGCCACGAGCGCCGCGCCGATGGAGAGCGAGATGGAGTTCGTCAGGTACGAGAACTCGAACGGGAGCCGCCAGTTCGAGGTCGGCCCGCGGAGCAGCCACCCGACGAGGATGACGACCGGGACCACGAGCGCGACCGTGACGATGGACCCACAGAAGCCGAGCGCAGGCCACTTCCAGCGGCCGAGACGTGCCTTCGAGGCCCGCCCGCCCTGGCGGCCACTCGTGAACTTCTCGTTGCTGCGCAGTCGGCTCTCGACGCCGAGGATGAACACGGTGACGACGAGCAACTGGATGGAGAGCAACGCGGCAAGTCCCATGCTCCCGGTGTCGGTCTCGGACTTGATGACGGTCGTGAACACGGGGTAGCGCATGATGGCCGGGGTCCCGAAGTCCGACAGGGCGTACAGGGCGGTCAGCAAGGACCCGGCCGCGATGGCTGGCCTGAGCTGCGGGAGGACGACCCGGCGGACCGCCTCCAGTCGCGTGTGCTGGAGGGTGCGGGCCGCGTCGACCAGCGAGGTGTCGACCGTCTTCAGGCTGGCGCGGGTGGTGATGTAGACGTACGGGTACGTGTAGAGCGTCAGCACCAGCACCGCTCCTTCGAGGCCCTTGATGGCCGGAAGTGACTCGACGCCGAGCGGGGCGAGGATGCCCTGAAGTTCGCCGTGGCTGCCGAACGCCGCAGTGAACACGAACGCGCCGATGTAGCTCGGGATGACGAGCGGCAGGGTCACGAGGATGGTCCAGAGCCGTCGTCCGGGCAGGTTCGTCCGGACGGTGAGGTACGCGAGGGGGACGCCGATGACCACGGAGAAACCGGTCACACCGGTGATCATCACGGCGGAGTTGACGAACACCGAGACGGTGGTGTCGGCGAGCAAGAGGTCGAGTGCGGTGCCCGAAGAGACCTCGCCGACCGCGACGAACAGCCAGAGCAGGGGGGCGACGACGGCCGCGGCGACCGCCGCGCTCGCCAACGTCAGCCCGAATGGGTACGAACCGCTCTGTGCGCCGTCGTTCGTCGCGGTCGCGTCGGTCTCTTCGACTGTCATAGTGGGGGGAAGCCCCTACACCTGGATACCGACCTCACGCATGAGGTCGATGGTGGGCCCGATGTCCGAGAGCTTCGCGAGGTCGAAGTCGGGCGTGTTGAGTTCGTCGACGGGGGGCAGGTCGCCGACGGGGTTCACTTCGGGGATGACGGGGTACTCGAATGTACGAGTTGCGAAATACTCCTGTGCCTCGGCGGAGAGCAGGTGGCGGACGAAGTTGACCGCAGTCTGCCGGTTTTCGGCCGTCTGGTCGCCGTTCTCCGAAGTGTCGACGACGGCCGCACCGGCCACGTTGAAAATCGCCCCTGCGTCGTTGTTCGTGAACGCAGTCGCGATGGGCGCGTCCTCGTTACCGTCGAGGACACGCTGGATGTAGTAGTGGTTCGCGAACCCGGCGTCGAGGTCGCCGTTCGCGACCGCGCGGGAGACGATGAACTCGTCGGGGTAGCGCTCGACACCCGCATCGAGCATGCCCTGGAGCCACTGTTTGGTCTCCTCGCGGCCGTTCATCACACGCATCGCGGTGACGAACGCCTGGAAGGAACCGTAGCCCGGGGCCCAGCCCATCGACCCATCGAAGTCGGGGAACGCGAAGATGTCGTCCGGAATCTCGGACTCCGAGTACGCGTTCGTGTTGTACGGGATGGTGCGGGCGCGGCCGGAGGTGCCGGTCCACTCGCCGTCGTTGTTGCGGTACTGCGTCGGGACCATCTCCTGGACGTCCTGCGGGAGCGCGACGGTCCGGTTCTCGTTCGCGAGCAGGCCGAGGGCCCCCGCGTTGACCGAGAACAGCACGTCTGCTTCGGTCGCCGCGCCGGCCGTCGTGATCTTGTTCGCCAGCGCGTTGGAGGAGTCGTAGCGGGTGTTGATGGTGAAGCCGTCGTACAGGCCCTCGATGTACTCGATGAGGGTGTTGACGAGGGGCTTGCCCCGGCCGGAGTAGAGCGTGAGGGTGCCCGAGAGGTCGGGCATCTCCGACATCGGCGTCCCGCCCGGCGCGGGACGTCCTTCCATACCGGAACCGACGGAGCCGAGCTCACCGCCGCCGGTCTCGCTGTCGGTCGGTTCGGTCGTGTCGGTCGAGTCGCTTCCCGAATTGAGACACCCCGCGACTGTCGTGACGCCGGTCGCCGCCGCGGCTGCGAGGAACCGCCGACGGTTCACGCTGGAGCCGGACGAGTCGCTATCGTCGAAATCTCTCATACTTAGGTTTAGGCCGCCCTAAATCATTTATAGCTGCCGATTCGGTGTCGTGTTTTCGTGCCATGAGTATCAGTCGTCTGCAGGGACCGCGGCAGGTTCGTGGCCCGGAACCGCGGACAGTTCGTCGAGGCAGTCCAGCCAGTCCAGACAGTACTCGCCGACGTGGTTGAGGAAGTCGCCGTTCTGGTACGCGTCGAAGTCACCCTCCGCGAGGGCGTCGGCCATCGCGGCCATGACCTCGGCGTAGGTGTCGGCGTCGTCGCCGACCGGGTCGACGACCTCCCAGAAGTGCTCGTTCAGTTCGAGCCCTGCGACCTCGTTGTGCAGGTCGTCGAACGTCGAGCGCGGGGCCTTGTTGTGCTCACACAGCGGGAACCCGTTGAGGATGCGGCCGCCGAGCACGTCGCAGGCGCGCTTGAGGAAGACGCCCGACCAGATGTCGTCGAAGCGGCCGACCTCCCACGGGTTGTCGTCCATCGGCGTCTGGTAGAACGCGGGGACGACCTCGCGGCGGAACGCGAGGTTCATCGAGCAGACCGTGAGGTAGTTCCGGCGGGCCGCGACGAAGTTACGGTCGAAATCCTCGTTCCCGGTCCGGGTCTGGGCCTGCCCCTGCAGGTCGCCGTCCATCAGGATGCGGACGGCGTCGAGGTCGGGGACGTTCGTCCAGAGACCCTGGGAGGCGACGACGTTCGAGACCTCCTCGGTCCCGGTCTCGATGTCCTCGTGCATCGCCGCGTAGGGGTACCCGCGCGGGTAGAGGTCGTGGTCGCTCTGGTAGAGGACGTTGACCCACTGCTCGTCGGAGCTGACGGACTCGACCTCGCCCTCGTACTGGAGGTTCGCGAGGTGCTGTCCGAAGAAGTCCTGGTCGTCGTGGGGGAGCGTGTCGTCGTCGATGAAGACGCCGAACTCGAAGTCGTTCGCCCACAGGTAGAGCAGCCCGAACGAGGTCTGGGCGTGACTCGCCGCGGGGACGAGGTGACTGTACTCGGAGATGCCCTGTTCGGCGTACCACTCCTCGCGGTCGGACTCGTCGAAGACGCGGCCCGAGACGTCGAGGTCGTCAAGCATCGCCTGCATCTCGTCGGTGTCACAGAAGTCCTCGGTCACGAGGACGACGTGGAGTCGGTCGGTGTCGAAGCCGTGGTCGCGGGCGTTCTCGATGTACGCACGCATGCACTCGTACTCCCTGATGGTGGGGACGATGACGCAACAATCCTCAGTCATTCGTTGTTAGTGGCTGTGTTTAGGGCGGCCTAAAAGCTTGTCTATCCCGGTCGATAGCGGGTGTGCGGTCGCTCGACGGGTGGTTGCTCGTGCGACCCAATCGCCAGCAGGAAGGGGAATCCGCGGGGGTTCAGACCGACCTCACCACTGCGCGACCACGTCCGGGATACAGCCGACGTCCGGCTTGTAGTAGTCGAAGTGGCTGGGGACGTAGTCCACGTTGTGGTCGTCGTAGTTGCCCGGTTCGGTGCCCTCACAGCCCTCCTCGCCGACTGCGGAGTCCCATTCCGCGGAGGTGTACGCCCAGTTGAGCACGTCGTCCTCGTCCTTCCAGAAGTTGTCCACCTGCCCGACCGCGCTCGCGATGTCCGGCCCGTAGCGTCCGCCGGTCGAGACCGCGTCGTTGTCGGCGGCACCGCCGAGCAGTGAGAGCGAGTCGATGTAGTCCGTGACGCCGGAGGCATTCAGCACCTCGATACAGCGCAGGGCGACCCGCGCTCCCAGCGAGTGCGCGATGAGCCGGATACGCGTGTCCGGGTTGCGGTTCCGGTACTGGTAGATGAAGTTGGCGAGCTTCTTCCCGTTCTCCTCGGCGATCTCCGTCGAATCCCACCAGCCGAACACGCTGGAGTCGGAGTCCCACGAGAACCCGATGACCGGGTGCGGGTACCCGTTGTTCCGGAGCGATGTCTTCGACTCGCGGAACCCCTGGACGGCGCTGTCGGAGTCGTTCCGCCATCCGTGGACGTGGACGAGCAGTTCCTCGGGCGCGGCCGTGTCCCAGCCGGGAATCGAGCCGCGGATGTCGTAGTCCCACTCGGTGTGCCCGTCGGTGAGGTAGACCGAGCCGTACCAGGTGATGTCGTAATGCCCGCGCGTGGAGACGTGCGGGAACGTGGCCGCGGCCGCGGTGCCCGATGCGGCCGTCGTGAGCCCGGCACCGAGCGCTGTGGCCCCGGCGGCGCGCAGGAATCGCCGTCTGGTCGAACACTGTGCGTCATGCCCTCGTTTGCCATGCCCGTGTGACATTACCATCCATTGCACAGAGAATAATTTTAAATCTACCGGCAGTGCTATTTTATAAAATTTAACGACGTTGTGAGTAAATGTTTCACTGACAGTATCCGAGGGGAGTACGGCTCAGGGAGGACTACGAAAGGTCGAGAGCGGCCGTCACTCGGACGGCATCTCGTCGATGAGGA from Haloarchaeobius sp. HME9146 harbors:
- a CDS encoding dolichyl-phosphate hexose transferase, translating into MSKESTETEEQLTFDDLAVVMGTYNEAEAIEHVLTDIEEVTDGRAEIVCVDGSDDETPEVAREHGATVIEQEPQGYGVAVREAILTPDREVIVTTDCDDTYPMEALPRFLELVNEGYDVVSGDRLHYGAEAMPAFNRFGNHMFALLASSLMGERVHDTTTGMRAYRRDVVQDITWTENTGLSAELLIRPAMRGYRVIETPIRYAERKGETKLDPLEGGAAIGKSIVKVCLEERVKRLF
- a CDS encoding glycosyltransferase family 39 protein produces the protein MARVDRLRTVLATRYVPTLLLSLLAGAVVFLVASELFPYHSLNHDEGVYLQQAALLLDGQFQHYPPAGLADEFRPWFFVVDEGAMYPKYAPVPAGMFALGLAVGVPRLALAAVAAGNVALVVALGTEAFDRRVGVLAGILLVLSPMFLLASSLFLPYAPTTFLNLLFALGYVRAVRADEATASRRWAALAGVAIALSFFGRPYTAVLFALPFIGHACWTLWTGYRHDAARLRPQLTRNLVIAVLGITGVIAALGYNWLLTGDPLLFPFEAFAPLDGLGFGKRRIVDHDLVWTPALSVRATTTLLVLFAQSWTAAGWVGTVVFAVGLLAWAGHLRARESTPSIDRPHLSDDTLRLLLLGIFVSVIVGNLYFWGTYNVQGGLEDPNDGLLAIHGPIYHFDMLVPLSVFGAVGVVGVGDRLREVVARRYSARTARVVLVAALALTVPAIGVAEQAALSGPVEDSADYTAKYESAYEPLESTDFENALVMVPTPYGHWSNHPFQSLRNDPGFDGDVVYAQHQDAPSTFEVLDAYPDRELYRWTYHGEWTPAPDENVIGKLVPLTVREGERLDGTTRVGVPSGAQSAIIRIENGSDVRELYIDQAVGEQVSVNWSVGPDGLRVTDDDARPLGESGALAVNGSQELAVAVILNYDGGSTLTYRQEFDTRVRDGRVQVVWPAETSVCSLTIDCGTRGTYLPDHPDQHLDGVWVNGTLTAPSR
- a CDS encoding ABC transporter ATP-binding protein, with product MSSNATITADVETVYDRPSVEDSETVLELDGVSKSYGSEDVITDLSLSVREGEILTMLGPSGCGKTTTLRLVAGLERPDGGTVNLNGSAVSGNGSFVSPEKRGVGVVFQEFALFPHMTARENVGFGLKDMDEAQKQERVDEMLDLVGLHSHADAYPDELSGGQQQRIALARSLAPEPRILLLDEPFSNLDVDLRVEMREEVRRILKEAGVTAISVTHDQEEAMSISDRVAVMNDGDLEQVGRPEQVFQHPESRFVAGFLGHASFLSGFLRGEAVETGIGTVDREIMHGLAQEYDGTTLDVLVRPDDISAAPCDGAESNGRVIYRRYLGPTILYRVELDNGDVLECMHNHTDQVDLDQRVRVDLTADHELAWFPKVDESGNYAEADD
- a CDS encoding iron ABC transporter permease — encoded protein: MTVEETDATATNDGAQSGSYPFGLTLASAAVAAAVVAPLLWLFVAVGEVSSGTALDLLLADTTVSVFVNSAVMITGVTGFSVVIGVPLAYLTVRTNLPGRRLWTILVTLPLVIPSYIGAFVFTAAFGSHGELQGILAPLGVESLPAIKGLEGAVLVLTLYTYPYVYITTRASLKTVDTSLVDAARTLQHTRLEAVRRVVLPQLRPAIAAGSLLTALYALSDFGTPAIMRYPVFTTVIKSETDTGSMGLAALLSIQLLVVTVFILGVESRLRSNEKFTSGRQGGRASKARLGRWKWPALGFCGSIVTVALVVPVVILVGWLLRGPTSNWRLPFEFSYLTNSISLSIGAALVATLAGLPIAYLSARHDTRAGAIMERLSYVGYAAPGVVIGFALVFITTRSFTDLYHTLPILVFAYVVRFLPQSVGSTRASFLQVNPSLPEAARTLGRSSVGAFRSITLPLAAPGLLGGAALVFLTTMKELPATLMLRPTGYETVVTHIWQAHRNQAFYDAAVPALILLGVSAVSIFVILSQEGYDVK
- a CDS encoding extracellular solute-binding protein; the encoded protein is MRDFDDSDSSGSSVNRRRFLAAAAATGVTTVAGCLNSGSDSTDTTEPTDSETGGGELGSVGSGMEGRPAPGGTPMSEMPDLSGTLTLYSGRGKPLVNTLIEYIEGLYDGFTINTRYDSSNALANKITTAGAATEADVLFSVNAGALGLLANENRTVALPQDVQEMVPTQYRNNDGEWTGTSGRARTIPYNTNAYSESEIPDDIFAFPDFDGSMGWAPGYGSFQAFVTAMRVMNGREETKQWLQGMLDAGVERYPDEFIVSRAVANGDLDAGFANHYYIQRVLDGNEDAPIATAFTNNDAGAIFNVAGAAVVDTSENGDQTAENRQTAVNFVRHLLSAEAQEYFATRTFEYPVIPEVNPVGDLPPVDELNTPDFDLAKLSDIGPTIDLMREVGIQV
- a CDS encoding alpha-1 4-glucan-protein synthase; protein product: MTEDCCVIVPTIREYECMRAYIENARDHGFDTDRLHVVLVTEDFCDTDEMQAMLDDLDVSGRVFDESDREEWYAEQGISEYSHLVPAASHAQTSFGLLYLWANDFEFGVFIDDDTLPHDDQDFFGQHLANLQYEGEVESVSSDEQWVNVLYQSDHDLYPRGYPYAAMHEDIETGTEEVSNVVASQGLWTNVPDLDAVRILMDGDLQGQAQTRTGNEDFDRNFVAARRNYLTVCSMNLAFRREVVPAFYQTPMDDNPWEVGRFDDIWSGVFLKRACDVLGGRILNGFPLCEHNKAPRSTFDDLHNEVAGLELNEHFWEVVDPVGDDADTYAEVMAAMADALAEGDFDAYQNGDFLNHVGEYCLDWLDCLDELSAVPGHEPAAVPADD
- a CDS encoding DUF726 domain-containing protein, yielding MSHGHGKRGHDAQCSTRRRFLRAAGATALGAGLTTAASGTAAAATFPHVSTRGHYDITWYGSVYLTDGHTEWDYDIRGSIPGWDTAAPEELLVHVHGWRNDSDSAVQGFRESKTSLRNNGYPHPVIGFSWDSDSSVFGWWDSTEIAEENGKKLANFIYQYRNRNPDTRIRLIAHSLGARVALRCIEVLNASGVTDYIDSLSLLGGAADNDAVSTGGRYGPDIASAVGQVDNFWKDEDDVLNWAYTSAEWDSAVGEEGCEGTEPGNYDDHNVDYVPSHFDYYKPDVGCIPDVVAQW